The Natrarchaeobius halalkaliphilus DNA segment TGATACAGGTGATCGTTCCGGACGGCGACTCGAGGAGGTGCGGACGGGACTCCTCGATCGCCCAGACGACGCTCATCACCAGCGTGTCGTACGCCCGATACCAGTCCCGGTCGTCGGTCTCGATAAACGTCGCACTCGGCGGACCGCCCGCGGAGGTGACGAGGTGGTCCAGTCCGCCGAACGCGTCGACGGTCTCGGTGACGAGCCGCGATACGTCGTCGGGGTCCGTGACGTCCGCCCGAACGGCGAGCACCTCGCCCGCCGCTCCGTCGAGTTCCGCCCGGGCGGACTCGAGGCGGTCCGCGCTTCGACCACAGATCGTGACGTTCGCACCCTCTTCAGCGAGTGCGCGCGCACTCGCGAGTCCGAGCCCGCTCGAGGAAGCCGTAACCAGTGCGGCGTTGCCGGTAAGCTCGAGGTCCATACGGACACGAGAGTGCCGAGTACCATAGTAGCCACTGGACCGACACTGGGGGCATCGCGTCGGCCGTCATCCCGCCGATCGACGGTCCGTCACTCCTGGTGGCGAACCCGGACCATTCCGTCGGAGGTGACGCCGACGATCAGCGGCGTCGTGACCTGTCGGCCGGAGACGGCCGATCCCGCCGCGTCG contains these protein-coding regions:
- a CDS encoding SDR family oxidoreductase codes for the protein MDLELTGNAALVTASSSGLGLASARALAEEGANVTICGRSADRLESARAELDGAAGEVLAVRADVTDPDDVSRLVTETVDAFGGLDHLVTSAGGPPSATFIETDDRDWYRAYDTLVMSVVWAIEESRPHLLESPSGTITCITSRTVREAADGLLLSNAVRRGVTGLIQTISREFAPEIRANAVLPGTIETPRIEELVEARIESGVYDDYRDGLEDLASEIPMERIGEPRELGEVVAFLSSPHSSYVNGAELAIDGGLMRN